From the genome of Deinococcus reticulitermitis:
GAGTGTCAGGGGGGCCCGCGTCCGTAGGTCGTTCACGGGCTGGTCCAGCAGCGCGCCCAGATGGGCCACCAGGGCCGGGCGGGCGCTCTCGGCCACCTCGATCTTCAGGTCTTTGAAGTCCCGGAAAAAGGACGCCACGCTCCAGGGCCGTTTTCGGGCTCCCAGGAACAGAGCGCCCCGGAACTGGAGGTCCACCAGGGGCCTCACCGCCTCGGCGGCGGCCTCGCCGCGCAGGGCGTCCAGGCCCAGTCCTGGCAGGTACACGATGACCGGCTCCTGGCTGAGGGGCTGCACGTCCACGACCGAGCGAATCCAGATGGCCGGTCCAGTCCGCGTTTCTGGGGCGTAGGCCCCCAGGGTCAGCAGGGTCCGGCGTCCCCGCAGCGCCGCCGCCGCCTCCCGCCACTCTCCCGTGGGGTCTGGCCACAGGACGCACGCCGGGGCCGCCACCTCGCCGCGCTGGTGCCCCCCTGCGGCCAGCAGGGCACGGTCAAGAGCGTCCAGAACTGTGGTCATCGGGGGACAGGATAGCGGGGCGGTGTGGGCCGGGGGTTGAAACCTGCCCACATCGAGTCAAACTTCCCGGTCCCCGATTTCCACCACGGGTTCGCCCTGTCCCAGCAGGCGGTGTGCCTCCGGGAAGACTCGGGCGAACGCGCCCTTCAGAAAGCGGGTGCTGGTGTTCCCGCAGGTCACGTAGAGGAGTTGCGGCGGAGGTCCCAGCCGCGTCACCCGGTCGAGAAAGTCACTGTCCTTGGAGACAACGACGGCCCCCGCCTCACGGGCCGCCCGGAAAATCTCGTCGTCGCTGGCGTCCCGGTAGCCCAGGTAGCCCACGCTGTAGGCCAGCACGTCAAACGTGGCGCTCAGCCAGGGGGCGAGCTGCGGCGGGAGTTGCGCGTCCAGCCAGTAGGGTCCGCCCGGCATTCAGGCGCTCAGGCGCGGGTGATTCACGTACCGCGCCGCGTACAGCAGGGCCGCCTGGATGTCCCCACGTTCCAGGTCCGGGTAATCAGCGAGAATCTCGGCTTCGGTCACGCCCTGGCCCAGCAGGTCAAGGATGTCACTGACCCGGATGCGCATGCCCCGGATACATGGACGCCCGCCACACTGCTGCGCATTGACGGTGATGCGGTCCAGGAGACTCATGGAACCCAGTGTACCGGGCGGTCTGCCCACTCAGACAGGTCACGGGGAGCGGTGCAGGTGTACACAAGAACGGTCACGGCGAGCGCGAGCGAAGTGTCCCCGTACCCGCCGGGAAGGCGAGGCCCTTCACTGCGTTCAGGGCGACAGACCCGGGCGTTCCCGTCTCCCCACATCGTCATGCTGAGCTTGAGCGAAGCATCCCGCCAGCTTCGGCGTCCCGTATCCTCCGGATGTGGTCCGCTCGTACTGGGTCTATATCCTGACCAACCGCAGGAACGGCACCCTCTACATCGGCGTGACGAACAACCTCGCTCGGCGGGTGTGGGAACACCGCCAGAAGGTTGTGCCCGGGTTCACGCAGAAATACAACCTGACACGGCTCGTCTACTTCGAGGAAACCACAGACGTGCGCTCTGCGATTGCACGCGAAAAGCAGCTCAAGGGTTGGTTGCGGGCCAAAAAGGTCGCGCTGATTGAGGGCATGAATCCGCAGTGGCGGGACCTGTACGGGGACACTACGCCGTAGGCGAGGCTCTTCGCGTGGCTCAGGGCGACAGATTGGGTGTCCTATCCCCCACCTTGTCATGCTGAGCCGACGGCGAAGCATCTCGCACACCTGCTGGGAAGGCGAGGCCCTTCGCGTTGCTCAGGGCGACAGATTTGGCGTCTCCCGCCTACCAGCTCGTCATGCTGAGCCGCAGGCGAAGCATCTCAGTCCCCGTCTGAGGTGAGGCGCGTCATTGTTTCTCCCCTTTCAGGGCCGCCCACAGCAGTTCCGGCGTGAAAGCGAGTGCCCGTTGCGGATGCAAGAAGCTGTTGAACGCAATTCGACTCAGCGCCGATCTGCCCAGTTGACCGGAGGCGGCCAGGGTCACGAAGCGCAGCCACTCGCCGTAGAAAAACAGGTGGGCCTTGCCCGGGTGGCGGCGTTGCAGCAAGTGTGCCCGGTACTCCTCCAGGGTGCGGTCCCCCTTGCCGTCTCCGGCGGGGTTATTGCAAGTGCGGCAACTGACCACCAAGTTGCTGGACGCGTAACTCTCGGGCAGGTCGCGGGAGCGTGGCGTCTGGTGCTCCAGTTCGGCGCTGTCCTCCAGGCCGCTGCGGGTCGTGTTCAGGGTGCGACCGCAATACCAGCACCTCCCTCCCTGCCCTCGGATGAGGTGGTGACGGTTGGAGCCGAGGTAAAGCTTCACCAGATGCGGATGCTGATCGACGTAGGCTTGCGCGGCCAGACGTGTTCCCCTCTCTGGAGCCAGAGCGTAGGAGATGTGCCGCTCATCAAGTTCTGGCCGTAACTCCGTCGTCCAGTTCAGGTACTGAGGCCCCGGCGCGTAGCTCTCCGTCTCGACGAGCAGGGCGTACCACTTGCGTTCCATCATGCCTCCACTTCCTCCCCTATCCGCCCCGCCTCCGCTTTCTCCCGCAGCGTGAAGTGCAGGTCGTTGTGCCGTTCGCTACTCTGGTGTTTTTCCAGGTCGGTCTGGGGGTCGCGGCCATGCACCTTCTGGAAGTCCACCTTGCCGGGGTCGCTGCCGCGGTCCTTGCCCCACTTCACGTTCACCTTGCTTCGCAGCACGCCCGCTTCCACGAAGGGGCGGATGTTCAACCGCACGCCGTCATTGAGGTCGGGGTTCCAGCCGCGCGGTTGCTCGTGTAACTCCTTCCAGCGCACGTAGATGTCATAGGGCGGTTCGCCCAGCAGGATGGCCTCCAGCTTGGCCTGCAACTCCAGCGCCGCCGCCAGCCGCAGGTCTGCGCCCTTGTCCTCGCTGGCCCGCTGGCGGTCTATCCACGCGCCCAGGTAGGTGTAGGTCAGCTTTTCCAGCCTGGGGCGGTCCAGGGTGTGATAGTTGACGATGGCCGCGAAGCCGTCCTTGCGCCCATCCCAGATGTGCCACAGGAACGGGCGGTGGTGAAACAGCTTGGAATGCTGTTCAAAGAACCTGTCCCGCAGCCAGCCTTCCAGCGTCTCCGCGCCCACGCCCGCGAGCAGCCCGCGCAGGCGCTCCGGCGTCCAGTCCGGGCCGTACACGCCCGCCAGTACGTCCAGCAGCCGCTCGTGCGCCGCCTTCTCGCCGCGCAGGGCCACCAGCGGCACAATCCCGTCCGCGTCGGGCGTAATCCCGTCCTCTCCCTGTTCCGGCCACGCGTACCCGCACAGCCGCGCCAGCGCCACCTGCAAAGGCTCGGTGGTGTCCGTCACCGTGCCCTTAAACAGCCACTGCGTCGGGTCGTTGCTGTACGGCTCCGGCAGGCCGTCCGGGTACTTCTCGGCGGCCACCTGCTGCCAGTAGGCAAGGTCGAAGGGGACTTTGACAAGTGAGCCATTAGTGACTTTCAGGGCTTGGTCTATCTTTCGTACAAGCCGTGCATAGTCTGTGTCAGTTACAAAACACCATATGGCCGCTAGATTTTCAAGATTGTGAGGCACAATAACAGCAGCACTATGGTCAAAGAAATCCCCTGTATATAGAGTCGCGGGTAAATCACGCATCTGGCTAATGGATATGCCCTTGCGCCCTCTTGCCTCAGCGCCAGATTTCCAACCTCCGAGCCGACCAACAGCCTTCAATCTCATTGCATTTTCGTAGTACCTGCCGACGCCACCATTCCAAGGAAACAGATAACTCCGCCCGCCAAAATCCACAATCTTATCAACAGTTCCAGAAAGTTTTTCCCATTCACCACCAATACTCTCAAACTCCCAGAAAAGTAGTGCAAATTGTGGGTCATCATGTGTTGCCAAGCCTTGCACGGCAATTGCATACTCTGCAAGTAATATGGATTGATCTCCGGCTTCTAGAACAATCTTTGAATCCGGGTTCCCTCTCTGCCCCTCCTGCCCAAGCATCACCACCTCGCCTTCTCGCAGGGCGGCGTCTTTGGCGTCTACGCTTTTGCCCTCGCTGGCGTCCAGGCCCATCATCGGGTGGGTGGGGGCGGGCTGAGCGTTCGTCAGCGTGAGCAGCGAGACGTTCACCACCTCGCCGCTGATGGTTTCAAAGGCTCCGGTGCCCAGCCTCGCCACCCAGTCCCAGGTCTGTTCTTTCAGCAGCCGCTCGCGCAGGCGCTTGTAGCTGCCCAGAAACAGCCAGTTCTGCGGCGTGACCAGGCTGTAACTGCCGCCGGGGGCCGCAAAGTCGCGGCAGCGCTCGACAAAGGCGGTGGCGAGGTCGGCTTTGGCTTCCGGGTGCCGCCGCTCGATAAAGGTCTTGAGGGTGTCGCCCTGCTTGCCCCGGGCCAGGTAGGGGACGTTGGTGATGACGAGGTGGTAGCGGCCCGACAGCAGCCGGGCGGCGCGGGCCACGCCCTGCACGTTCTCGCCGTAGATGGCGGCGGCGGGGTCCTGGGTTTGCTCGCGTTCCAGCAGGGTGTCCAGCAGTTCGGGCAGGCCGTCCAGCGCCTGCTCTCCGAAGATGCCCAGCCGCCGCCGGATGCCCTCGGCTGGGTTTATCAGGCTGCCCAGGTCGGGCGCGTCGCGGAACTCTTCGTGCAGGGTGCGGAAGACGTTGCGGGCGGTGTCGTCCGGCGCGAAGGGCAGCCAGTCCTCGACGGTCGCGCCGATGCTCAGGCCGCTGCACGCGATGTTCAGGGGGGGCAGCTTGCGGTAGCCGCCGGATTTCCAGGCTTCCAGCGTGAGGTTAAAGGCCGCGAGCTGCGTGCAGCGGGGGTCCAGTTCCAGGCCATGAAGGTTGTCGCGCAGCACGGCGTCGGCGGCGTCGCGCTCCCTCAGGCCTTCCTCCAGCATCCGCAGGCGCCTCAGCAGGGCAAACGCGGCCACCAGAAAATGCCCGGAGCCGCAGCAGGGGTCCAGCACCTTCAGCTCCTTGACGGTGGCGGGCCAGCCGGGGAAGGTTCCGGCGGCGGGGATGAACTTGTCATGCTGAGCCGCAGGCGAAGCATCTTCCGCTGGGAAGGCGAGGCCCTTCGCTGCGCTCAGGGTGACAGATGGGGCGTCCCCACCCTCCAACTTGTCATGCTGAGGCGTAGCCGAAGCATCTCCCATTCCAGGCCCGGCGGTGAGGCCCTTCACTTCGTTCAGGGCGACAGATTCGGCGTCCCCACCCTCCACCTTGTCATGCTGAGCCGCAGGCGAAGCATCCCCCGCAGGCAGGAGGCGCAGGTAACTCTTCTCGGTGGGCAGCGGCGTGTCCGGGTGCCGCGCCGTCCACCACGCGCCGATGGTGTTGTGCAGCATGAACTGCACCATGTAATGCTCGGTGAATAGCTGCGTGACCGGGGAGATGTCCGCGCCGCCAATCTTGCGCCCGGAGGCGTTGACCTGCTGTTTGCGGGCGGTCTGCCAGAACTGGTACACCCAGCCCAGAGCGTCGTCGGCGGTAAAGGCGGGTTTGGGAATCTCGTCCAGCAGGCGCTCCAGGGTCTGCCGCGCTTCGGGCGCGAAGGTGACGCGCA
Proteins encoded in this window:
- a CDS encoding DUF5615 family PIN-like protein is translated as MPGGPYWLDAQLPPQLAPWLSATFDVLAYSVGYLGYRDASDDEIFRAAREAGAVVVSKDSDFLDRVTRLGPPPQLLYVTCGNTSTRFLKGAFARVFPEAHRLLGQGEPVVEIGDREV
- a CDS encoding DUF433 domain-containing protein, with the protein product MSLLDRITVNAQQCGGRPCIRGMRIRVSDILDLLGQGVTEAEILADYPDLERGDIQAALLYAARYVNHPRLSA
- a CDS encoding GIY-YIG nuclease family protein; protein product: MVRSYWVYILTNRRNGTLYIGVTNNLARRVWEHRQKVVPGFTQKYNLTRLVYFEETTDVRSAIAREKQLKGWLRAKKVALIEGMNPQWRDLYGDTTP
- a CDS encoding HNH endonuclease, which produces MMERKWYALLVETESYAPGPQYLNWTTELRPELDERHISYALAPERGTRLAAQAYVDQHPHLVKLYLGSNRHHLIRGQGGRCWYCGRTLNTTRSGLEDSAELEHQTPRSRDLPESYASSNLVVSCRTCNNPAGDGKGDRTLEEYRAHLLQRRHPGKAHLFFYGEWLRFVTLAASGQLGRSALSRIAFNSFLHPQRALAFTPELLWAALKGEKQ
- a CDS encoding N-6 DNA methylase; its protein translation is MPALETPLRKTLEKKVIAARDTAEAAASAALARLIGDGPTAPKYLSADEVTLREALLAKQGQLGGRDALIRECAYEGWHAMLFARFLEASGLLMHPDHGVSVTMDDLAELAEEEGDAGAYATAARYAAHMLPGIFRPHDPLLRVTFAPEARQTLERLLDEIPKPAFTADDALGWVYQFWQTARKQQVNASGRKIGGADISPVTQLFTEHYMVQFMLHNTIGAWWTARHPDTPLPTEKSYLRLLPAGDASPAAQHDKVEGGDAESVALNEVKGLTAGPGMGDASATPQHDKLEGGDAPSVTLSAAKGLAFPAEDASPAAQHDKFIPAAGTFPGWPATVKELKVLDPCCGSGHFLVAAFALLRRLRMLEEGLRERDAADAVLRDNLHGLELDPRCTQLAAFNLTLEAWKSGGYRKLPPLNIACSGLSIGATVEDWLPFAPDDTARNVFRTLHEEFRDAPDLGSLINPAEGIRRRLGIFGEQALDGLPELLDTLLEREQTQDPAAAIYGENVQGVARAARLLSGRYHLVITNVPYLARGKQGDTLKTFIERRHPEAKADLATAFVERCRDFAAPGGSYSLVTPQNWLFLGSYKRLRERLLKEQTWDWVARLGTGAFETISGEVVNVSLLTLTNAQPAPTHPMMGLDASEGKSVDAKDAALREGEVVMLGQEGQRGNPDSKIVLEAGDQSILLAEYAIAVQGLATHDDPQFALLFWEFESIGGEWEKLSGTVDKIVDFGGRSYLFPWNGGVGRYYENAMRLKAVGRLGGWKSGAEARGRKGISISQMRDLPATLYTGDFFDHSAAVIVPHNLENLAAIWCFVTDTDYARLVRKIDQALKVTNGSLVKVPFDLAYWQQVAAEKYPDGLPEPYSNDPTQWLFKGTVTDTTEPLQVALARLCGYAWPEQGEDGITPDADGIVPLVALRGEKAAHERLLDVLAGVYGPDWTPERLRGLLAGVGAETLEGWLRDRFFEQHSKLFHHRPFLWHIWDGRKDGFAAIVNYHTLDRPRLEKLTYTYLGAWIDRQRASEDKGADLRLAAALELQAKLEAILLGEPPYDIYVRWKELHEQPRGWNPDLNDGVRLNIRPFVEAGVLRSKVNVKWGKDRGSDPGKVDFQKVHGRDPQTDLEKHQSSERHNDLHFTLREKAEAGRIGEEVEA